A stretch of Acropora muricata isolate sample 2 chromosome 7, ASM3666990v1, whole genome shotgun sequence DNA encodes these proteins:
- the LOC136922879 gene encoding polyadenylate-binding protein 1-like: MNPAPGAPNYPIASLYVGNLAADVTEALLFEKFSTVGAVLSIRVCRDVVTRRSMGYAYLNFQRPAAAERAISTMNLDLIRGRRCRMIWSQRDPSLRRSGVGYIFIKNLDNSIDSKALYDSFSAFGNILSCKIAQAQDGTPKGYGFVHFDTEEAAEDAIAKVNGMLLNDRKVFASKWMSRKERLEKLGNQPKKFTNVYIKNFGKDMDEERLRELAEEFGNVLSLKVVTGESGCSKGFGFVSYETPEQAQQALTDLCGKEWNGKKLYAARAQKRAERQMYLKSQFEKKKSERISRYQGVNLYVKNLDDTIDDGRLREEFSAYGTITSAKVMMDDNTTPCKGA; encoded by the exons ATGAATCCTGCTCCTGGCGCTCCAAACTATCCAATTGCGTCTCTGTACGTTGGCAATCTAGCAGCAGATGTCACTGAGGCGTTGCTCTTCGAGAAATTTAGCACAGTTGGTGCGGTTTTGTCTATTAGAGTGTGTCGCGATGTAGTGACTCGGCGTTCGATGGGTTACGCTTACTTGAATTTTCAGCGACCGGCGGCTG ccgaaCGAGCTATCAGCACCATGAATTTAGATCTGATCAGGGGAAGACGTTGCCGTATGATTTGGTCGCAGCGAGACCCTTCCCTTCGAAGGTCTGGCGTGGGTTACATTTTCATCAAGAATCTTGATAACAGCATCGACAGTAAAGCGCTGTACGACAGCTTTAGTGCGTTCGGGAATATCTTATCTTGTAAGATTGCTCAAGCACAGGACGGTACGCCCAAAGGATACGGCTTTGTTCACTTCGACACCGAAGAAGCTGCGGAGGATGCTATTGCTAAAGTGAACGGCATGTTGCTGAACGACAGAAAAGT GTTTGCTAGCAAATGGATGTCTCGTAAGGAGCGTTTGGAAAAGCTTGGTAACCAACCCAAGAAGTTCACCAATGTTTACATCAAGAACTTTGGCAAGGACATGGATGAAGAGCGACTCAGAGAGCTTGCTGAAGAGTTTGGAAATGTTCTAAGTCTGAAAGTAGTGACTGGCGAGTCTGGTTGCTCCAAAGGGTTTGGATTTGTCTCCTATGAAACACCCGAGCAAGCTCAACAA GCATTGACTGATCTGTGTGGAAAAGAATGGAATGGTAAAAAGCTGTATGCCGCAAGGGCTCAGAAGAGGGCTGAGAGACAGATGTATCTTAAGTCCCAGTTTGAGAAGAAAAAGAGTGAGCGCATCAGTCGTTACCAAGGTGTGAACTTGTATGTCAAGAACTTGGACGACACCATTGATGATGGCCGTCTTAGAGAGGAGTTTAGTGCATATGGTACCATCACTAGTGCCAAGGTCATGATGGATGACAACACAACTCCATGCAAAGGTGCATAG
- the LOC136922874 gene encoding uncharacterized protein, protein MPAKDFGGTSTSGNHDLTLLAHPSLVATTVEDVNCNPISVAKAGGPTFTITFSSNTTPLKEEIDYAGMSPVWQSFQDKGISEAAAKLIMASWRDGTKKQYSTYITKWQKFCNQRQISHIQPSVVSVLDFLTLLYQKGLTYSAINTARSALSSYITLENGTCVGQHPLVSRLMKGIFQEKPPRPKYTEIWDVSIVLSHLRSLSPVDKLSLKELTLKLVVLILLVSGQRGQTVHLLSIDHMVPMNNCYTFQIVDHLKQSRPGVKNPLVELRPFKDKSLCVVTTLKEYLTRTQSLRGSESQLFISYTRPFRRVSRETISRWVKLVLTNSGIDTLRFKPHSTRAASTSAASNASVSLDDILQTAGWSSEATFAKFYNKPIVKENTFADQVLSTVSSTTVQ, encoded by the coding sequence ATGCCTGCAAAAGATTTTGGAGGAACAAGCACCTCAGGGAATCATGATCTTACCCTTCTGGCCCACCCAAGTTTGGTGGCCACAACTGTTGAAGATGTTAATTGCAATCCCATTTCTGTTGCCAAAGCAGGAGGACCTACTTTCACTATCACATTCTCCTCAAACACTACACCCCTTAAGGAGGAAATTGACTATGCTGGCATGTCTCCTGTCTGGCAATCCTTCCAAGATAAAGGAATTTCAGAGGCAGCTGCTAAGCTCATCATGGCCTCCTGGAGAGATGGCACAAAGAAACAATACAGTACCTACATTACAAAGTGGCAAAAGTTTTGTAATCAGAGGCAAATCAGTCACATTCAGCCATCTGTAGTGTCGGTGCTCGACTTCCTTACCCTGCTATACCAGAAAGGTCTTACATACAGTGCCATCAATACAGCCAGAAGTGCTTTGTCTAGCTACATTACTCTAGAGAATGGGACATGTGTAGGACAGCATCCTCTAGTATCCCGGCTTATGAAAGGCATTTTCCAGGAAAAACCACCAAGACCTAAGTACACAGAAATTTGGGATGTGTCCATTGTCCTTTCACACCTTCGGTCTTTATCCCCTGTGGATAAACTGTCCTTGAAGGAACTTACTTTAAAACTTGTTGTGCttattttattagtttctggCCAAAGAGGTCAGACTGTTCATTTGTTAAGTATTGACCACATGGTCCCTATGAATAACTGTTATACCTTTCAGATTGTTGATCATTTAAAACAAAGTAGACCAGGTGTCAAAAACCCTCTTGTAGAACTCAGACCTTTCAAGGATAAGTCTCTGTGTGTTGTCACAACATTAAAGGAGTACCTTACAAGGACACAATCTTTACGGGGCTCAGAAAGCCAATTGTTTATTAGTTATACTCGACCTTTCAGAAGAGTTAGCAGAGAAACCATTAGTCGTTGGGTTAAGCTTGTTCTGACCAACTCTGGAATTGATACGTTAAGATTTAAGCCACACAGCACTAGGGCTGCCAGTACATCTGCAGCCAGCAATGCTTCAGTAAGTCTTGATGACATTTTGCAAACAGCTGGGTGGTCCTCAGAGGCtacttttgcaaaattttataaCAAGCCCATTGTTAAGGAGAACACATTTGCTGATCAAGTACTCAGCACTGTAAGCAGCACAACTGTGCAATAA